A window of the Vibrio fluvialis genome harbors these coding sequences:
- a CDS encoding c-type cytochrome translates to MKTTLYRRWVRSVLITFALCNGAAYAASNTPQQNYILKCSGCHDIDGSGSVAGGIPPLPGYLGAFMDDEQGRVYLMNVPGVVASGLNNHELAVLMNYLNDKWGDKANAKPYSPEEIAQIRSAPLEDVVKYRREIVKRFNEQGIATGSYPWP, encoded by the coding sequence GTCGTTGGGTACGAAGCGTCTTGATTACCTTCGCACTGTGTAACGGAGCGGCTTATGCCGCTTCCAACACGCCCCAGCAAAACTACATCCTCAAATGTTCCGGCTGCCATGACATAGATGGGTCCGGCTCAGTCGCCGGAGGTATCCCGCCTCTTCCCGGCTATCTGGGCGCATTTATGGACGATGAACAGGGACGGGTCTATCTGATGAACGTGCCTGGCGTGGTTGCATCCGGACTCAACAACCACGAGCTCGCCGTACTAATGAATTATCTCAATGACAAATGGGGCGATAAAGCCAATGCCAAACCCTATTCGCCTGAAGAGATCGCGCAGATTCGCTCCGCGCCATTGGAAGATGTAGTGAAATATCGCCGAGAAATCGTTAAACGCTTCAACGAACAAGGCATTGCCACAGGGTCGTATCCTTGGCCATAA
- the katG gene encoding catalase/peroxidase HPI, with protein sequence MANHESSSSGKCPVMHGCMTSTGTSNMDWWPKALNLDILHQHDTKTNPYGVDFNYREELKKLDVDALKKDLKALMTDSQEWWPADWGHYGGLMIRMAWHAAGSYRTADGRGGGATGNQRFAPLNSWPDNANLDKARRLLWPLKKKYGNKISWADLILLAGNMAYESMGLKTFGFGFGREDIWHPEKDIYWGSEKEWLAPSGGEGTRYSGERDLENPLAAVMMGLIYVNPEGVDGNPDPLKTAQDMRVTFARMAMNDEETVALTAGGHTVGKTHGNGNAAELGPDPEGADLEEQGLGWMNHKSRGIGRNTVTSGLEGAWTTHPTQWDNGFFKMLLEHEWQLAKSPAGAWQWEPVDIAEEDKPVDVEDGKSRYNPMMTDADMALKVDPEYRKISERFYKDQAYFEEVFARAWFKLTHRDLGPKSRYLGPDVPAEDLIWQDPVPAGRTDYDVNAVKAKIAASGLSTGEMVSTAWDSARTFRGSDNRGGANGARIRLAPQKDWEGNEPAKLAKVLAVLENIAAEAGISVADTIVLAGNVGIEQAIKAAGFNVAVPFSPGRGDAAADMTDVESFDVLEPLADGFRNWQKKDYVVNPEEMLLDRAQLLGLTAPEMTVLVGGLRVLGTNYGGSAHGVFTDRMGALTNDFFVNLTDMAYTWKPTGRNKYDIVDRKSGATKWTATRADLVFGSNSILRSYAEVYAQDDNQEKFVKDFVAAWTKVMNADRFDLV encoded by the coding sequence ATGGCAAATCATGAAAGTAGTTCTTCCGGTAAATGCCCGGTCATGCATGGCTGCATGACATCCACGGGTACGTCAAACATGGATTGGTGGCCTAAGGCACTAAACCTCGACATCCTTCATCAACATGACACCAAGACAAATCCTTATGGCGTCGATTTCAATTATCGTGAAGAGCTGAAAAAGCTCGACGTTGATGCACTCAAGAAAGATTTGAAAGCGCTCATGACCGATAGCCAGGAATGGTGGCCAGCGGACTGGGGGCACTACGGCGGTCTGATGATTCGTATGGCTTGGCACGCAGCAGGCAGCTACCGTACAGCGGATGGTCGCGGGGGTGGTGCAACTGGCAACCAACGTTTCGCTCCACTCAACTCGTGGCCTGATAACGCCAACCTGGACAAAGCTCGTCGTCTGCTTTGGCCTCTGAAGAAAAAATATGGCAACAAAATCAGCTGGGCGGACTTGATCCTGCTGGCGGGTAACATGGCTTACGAATCAATGGGTCTGAAAACCTTTGGTTTCGGTTTCGGTCGCGAAGATATCTGGCATCCGGAGAAGGACATTTACTGGGGTTCAGAGAAAGAATGGCTGGCACCAAGTGGCGGTGAAGGTACCCGTTACTCTGGTGAACGCGATCTGGAAAACCCACTGGCAGCCGTAATGATGGGTTTGATTTACGTAAACCCAGAAGGTGTCGATGGTAACCCGGATCCACTGAAAACGGCGCAAGATATGCGCGTCACGTTCGCCCGTATGGCCATGAATGATGAAGAGACCGTGGCGTTAACCGCTGGTGGCCACACTGTTGGTAAAACGCACGGCAACGGAAATGCAGCAGAACTTGGTCCGGATCCAGAAGGCGCGGATCTTGAAGAACAAGGCTTGGGCTGGATGAACCACAAATCACGTGGTATCGGCAGAAACACGGTAACGAGCGGTCTGGAAGGCGCGTGGACAACACATCCGACGCAATGGGATAACGGCTTCTTCAAAATGCTGCTGGAACATGAGTGGCAGTTAGCGAAGAGCCCGGCAGGCGCTTGGCAGTGGGAGCCTGTGGACATCGCAGAAGAAGACAAACCGGTGGATGTTGAAGACGGCAAAAGCCGTTACAATCCAATGATGACCGATGCGGACATGGCGCTGAAAGTCGACCCTGAATACCGCAAAATTTCGGAGCGCTTCTACAAAGATCAAGCGTACTTCGAAGAAGTGTTTGCCCGTGCATGGTTCAAACTGACCCACCGTGATTTGGGGCCGAAATCGCGCTACCTGGGCCCGGATGTGCCAGCTGAAGATTTGATTTGGCAAGATCCAGTACCAGCAGGTCGCACCGATTATGATGTCAACGCGGTGAAAGCAAAGATTGCGGCGAGCGGTCTGAGCACTGGGGAAATGGTGTCTACCGCTTGGGACAGTGCTCGTACGTTCCGAGGTTCAGATAACCGTGGTGGCGCAAACGGCGCGCGTATTCGTCTGGCTCCGCAAAAGGATTGGGAAGGCAACGAACCTGCCAAATTGGCGAAAGTACTGGCAGTGTTGGAAAACATCGCAGCTGAAGCGGGTATCAGCGTTGCTGATACGATCGTTCTGGCTGGTAACGTGGGTATTGAACAGGCGATTAAAGCGGCTGGTTTCAATGTCGCTGTTCCATTCAGTCCAGGCCGTGGTGACGCAGCGGCAGACATGACCGATGTAGAATCATTCGATGTGCTGGAGCCACTTGCAGACGGTTTCCGTAACTGGCAGAAGAAAGACTACGTGGTGAATCCAGAAGAGATGTTGCTAGACCGCGCGCAACTGCTCGGCCTGACTGCACCAGAAATGACGGTTCTAGTTGGTGGTCTGCGTGTCCTTGGCACCAACTACGGTGGCAGTGCGCACGGTGTCTTCACTGATCGAATGGGTGCGCTGACGAACGATTTCTTCGTCAACCTAACCGACATGGCGTATACCTGGAAACCAACGGGTCGCAACAAATACGATATCGTTGACCGTAAGTCAGGTGCCACGAAGTGGACGGCAACCCGTGCTGACCTCGTGTTTGGTTCGAACTCTATCCTGCGCTCTTACGCGGAAGTGTACGCTCAGGACGACAACCAAGAGAAGTTCGTGAAAGACTTCGTAGCCGCTTGGACCAAGGTGATGAACGCGGACCGTTTTGACCTCGTCTAA
- a CDS encoding phosphotransferase produces MTNKECLLSCVLKHWPRVNFPVEITPILVGATNQVYRIDDGKKCYYLKSYRRNLQSALNREHHLLNTLSTELPQVLKPIKTHLNGDLVCWEGHFYALFPEAKGEMLESFQLSCTHAREAGIYLARLHHALRAINVTDFPKMKLCWNGKEWCERLQRILASVLEVESPDNVDRWAIERIRVQYDYLNRPDSWHHYVCTTEEQVIHGDFHHYNLFFGKDGQVSEVIDWDLAQRMPVGYEIARACWYMFRLDLSKTKAFIEGYLSISVLSLARLRDGANAWAIFADHHIWALEAVYLHGNQAAKKFIPEQPFEPFLSSWNKVIEHVSYLFEG; encoded by the coding sequence GTGACGAATAAAGAATGCTTACTTAGCTGTGTGCTTAAGCACTGGCCTAGGGTTAACTTTCCAGTTGAAATTACACCAATCTTAGTCGGGGCAACCAATCAGGTTTATCGTATTGACGATGGTAAGAAGTGTTACTACCTCAAATCTTATCGTCGCAACCTGCAATCTGCTCTCAATCGAGAACATCATTTACTAAATACGTTGAGTACTGAGCTTCCACAAGTTCTTAAGCCGATTAAAACTCACCTGAATGGTGATCTTGTATGCTGGGAAGGGCACTTTTATGCGTTGTTCCCTGAAGCTAAGGGAGAGATGTTAGAAAGCTTCCAGCTCTCTTGTACTCATGCGCGTGAAGCGGGGATCTATTTGGCTCGCTTACACCACGCATTACGAGCTATCAATGTTACTGACTTCCCCAAAATGAAATTGTGTTGGAACGGAAAAGAATGGTGTGAAAGGCTTCAACGTATTTTGGCGTCGGTTCTGGAAGTGGAATCACCTGATAATGTTGATCGCTGGGCGATTGAACGCATTAGGGTGCAGTATGACTATTTAAATCGACCAGATAGTTGGCACCACTATGTTTGTACGACAGAAGAGCAAGTGATTCACGGTGATTTTCATCATTACAACCTGTTTTTTGGCAAAGATGGGCAGGTCAGCGAAGTCATCGACTGGGATTTGGCGCAGAGAATGCCTGTAGGTTATGAGATTGCTAGAGCATGTTGGTACATGTTTCGTCTGGACTTATCAAAAACAAAAGCGTTTATAGAGGGCTATCTATCCATTTCAGTGCTGAGTCTAGCGCGGTTACGAGATGGGGCAAATGCTTGGGCAATTTTCGCCGATCATCACATATGGGCTCTAGAGGCTGTCTATCTCCATGGTAATCAGGCGGCGAAGAAATTTATTCCCGAACAGCCGTTCGAACCATTTTTGTCTTCTTGGAACAAGGTTATTGAACATGTTTCCTACTTGTTTGAAGGCTAA
- a CDS encoding ATP-binding protein, whose protein sequence is MKSLFGSLSKANQFASIERNLINSVTLIFGAFLFMVFLSVDLGLDDWVEDQFDQAMLNKANYLKSQIRVADHHVEFLADERFMPEYAESDDPHFFQLWRDETTIKRSESLAQYPHVDLLKPDVQLGRDRIVDIVMPNGDMGRATLSYFVPESSDDEILPVALTIYESSTGLERLVWVVDGLLIGSFILAMMLMRYVTKNVIRRGLEPLEKLNQDLKTLHSSEQPAAGELELPEQVVEEIEPIRKELNRYIRSNRTLINNEKRITADIAHELKTPLAEMITLSEVYIRYPQDERISKTYQHDMLAIAKRMKAIVENLLLLQKTSSIAMNTEWQLLSIKNVFGQVKHDLMFKYPDIDQRLVASSCADEFFSADRFSIETILKNLIDNALYYSPHESLVTLGWSEVDDDYQLSISNALVQSITEEQLAKLTLPLFQIDAARTSNERFGLGLSIISNICRQQGYTLSFIQPDTMTLTVNIAIPKEVPLLQHHNV, encoded by the coding sequence ATGAAATCTTTGTTCGGCTCACTGTCAAAAGCGAATCAGTTTGCTTCCATTGAACGCAACCTGATTAATTCCGTCACCCTGATTTTCGGGGCTTTCTTGTTTATGGTTTTTTTGTCCGTGGACTTGGGGCTGGACGATTGGGTTGAAGACCAATTTGATCAGGCGATGCTCAACAAAGCCAACTATCTGAAATCTCAGATAAGAGTGGCTGACCATCACGTTGAGTTTTTGGCTGATGAACGTTTTATGCCAGAGTATGCTGAAAGCGACGACCCGCATTTCTTCCAGCTGTGGCGCGATGAAACCACAATCAAACGTTCAGAGTCATTGGCTCAGTATCCACATGTTGATCTGCTTAAACCGGATGTGCAGCTGGGTCGTGATCGCATCGTAGATATCGTTATGCCCAATGGTGACATGGGCCGCGCGACGCTGTCCTATTTTGTCCCTGAAAGCAGTGATGACGAAATTCTCCCGGTTGCACTGACGATATACGAATCCTCGACTGGCTTGGAAAGGCTGGTTTGGGTGGTTGACGGGCTGCTGATCGGCAGCTTCATTCTGGCGATGATGCTGATGCGTTATGTTACCAAGAATGTGATTCGCCGTGGCCTGGAGCCACTTGAAAAACTCAATCAGGATTTGAAAACACTGCACAGCAGCGAACAGCCCGCGGCCGGAGAGCTGGAGTTACCTGAGCAAGTGGTGGAAGAGATCGAGCCGATCCGCAAGGAACTTAATCGTTACATTCGCAGCAACCGAACGCTGATCAACAATGAAAAACGTATTACGGCAGATATTGCTCATGAGCTAAAAACGCCTCTGGCAGAAATGATAACGCTGAGTGAGGTCTACATTCGCTATCCGCAGGATGAACGCATCAGTAAAACCTACCAGCATGACATGCTGGCGATCGCTAAACGTATGAAAGCGATTGTGGAGAACCTGTTGTTGTTGCAAAAAACGTCTTCGATTGCGATGAACACCGAATGGCAACTGCTGTCGATCAAAAACGTATTTGGCCAGGTGAAGCATGATTTGATGTTCAAATATCCGGATATCGATCAGAGGCTGGTAGCCAGCAGTTGTGCGGACGAATTTTTCTCTGCCGATCGCTTCAGCATTGAAACCATCTTAAAAAACCTAATCGATAATGCCTTGTATTACAGCCCGCATGAAAGCCTCGTGACGCTGGGCTGGAGTGAAGTGGATGATGACTATCAATTATCCATCAGTAACGCGTTGGTGCAGTCGATTACCGAGGAGCAGCTTGCAAAGCTGACGCTACCCCTGTTTCAGATAGATGCGGCGCGAACCAGCAATGAGCGTTTTGGTCTGGGGTTATCGATCATCAGTAATATCTGTCGTCAACAAGGATATACATTGAGCTTTATTCAACCAGATACCATGACCTTGACGGTCAATATCGCTATTCCCAAAGAGGTTCCGTTGCTTCAGCATCACAATGTGTGA
- a CDS encoding response regulator transcription factor, translated as MKLLIIEDSETLRRSLIVGLNHLGFATDDTGDGQEALSMALNNQYDVIILDLMLPGLSGLEILKALRKQKKQTRVLILSAKTDTQDRVEGLLQGADDYLTKPFSFEELHARILTIMRRGSLEQVDQTLSIDEFCVNLADKTFLYQGQVIDLTPNEFKIVQCLFSAPNRVMSVEQISESVVGHFDYVAKNTIEAHLSSIRKKVRDAGGNLPVKNKRGFGYVAQKCS; from the coding sequence GTGAAACTATTAATTATCGAAGACTCCGAAACGCTCCGCCGCAGTTTGATTGTGGGTCTTAACCATCTTGGGTTTGCCACTGATGACACGGGTGATGGTCAGGAAGCGCTGAGTATGGCGCTTAACAACCAGTACGATGTCATCATTCTCGATTTAATGCTGCCCGGCTTAAGTGGCCTGGAAATACTCAAAGCACTGCGCAAACAGAAGAAACAGACTCGCGTGTTGATTCTTTCCGCCAAAACCGACACTCAGGATCGGGTGGAAGGCTTGCTGCAAGGCGCTGATGATTACCTGACCAAACCTTTTTCATTTGAAGAGCTGCATGCCCGTATTCTGACAATCATGCGTCGAGGTAGTCTTGAGCAGGTGGACCAGACACTGTCCATCGATGAATTCTGTGTCAATTTAGCGGATAAAACCTTTCTTTATCAGGGACAGGTCATTGATCTTACCCCGAACGAATTCAAAATCGTACAGTGCTTGTTCAGTGCACCAAACCGGGTGATGAGCGTGGAACAGATCAGTGAATCCGTGGTGGGGCATTTTGATTATGTCGCCAAAAACACGATTGAAGCGCACCTTTCCTCCATTCGTAAAAAGGTGCGTGATGCTGGTGGCAATCTGCCAGTGAAGAACAAACGTGGCTTTGGCTATGTGGCGCAAAAGTGCAGTTAA
- a CDS encoding GNAT family N-acetyltransferase, with translation MEIRDIQDVDIVTITEIYNRYIEQTTITFEEVPISVSEMGERVNKIRAAGLPWLVVAHEGTVVGYAYAGQWNARSAYRFTVEPSIYLSPHAKGQGWGRAIYQMLLSKLKDLGIRNVLGVIALPNEASIGLHESLGFRKVGEFSQVGYKFERWLSVGYWQLEIPLQ, from the coding sequence ATGGAAATACGCGACATTCAGGACGTTGATATCGTAACAATTACCGAGATTTATAATCGTTACATCGAACAGACGACAATTACCTTTGAAGAAGTGCCGATCAGCGTGAGTGAGATGGGCGAAAGGGTGAACAAAATTCGCGCGGCCGGATTGCCATGGTTGGTCGTTGCACACGAAGGTACGGTAGTGGGATACGCTTATGCCGGACAATGGAACGCCCGCAGCGCTTATCGCTTTACCGTCGAACCTTCCATCTATCTTTCACCACACGCCAAGGGGCAAGGGTGGGGACGAGCGATTTATCAGATGTTGCTCAGCAAGCTCAAAGACCTCGGGATCCGCAATGTGTTGGGCGTTATCGCTTTACCCAATGAGGCGAGTATCGGTCTGCATGAAAGCCTTGGCTTTCGCAAAGTGGGCGAGTTCAGTCAGGTCGGATATAAATTTGAGCGTTGGCTTTCTGTCGGTTATTGGCAATTGGAGATTCCATTACAGTGA